In Mycolicibacterium mucogenicum DSM 44124, the following are encoded in one genomic region:
- a CDS encoding RNA polymerase sigma factor codes for MTAPTGGDLRDADDEALRASAVVGDREAFDTIVNRYGPVLYRYARRMLASEADVPDVVQDTFVAAWQQIGSFRGSSSLRTWLFAICYRKIADTHRLKRARPVEDWVLEPLAGPDTSADPFTAASNAAFLDALELALGELPVRQRAVWMMREVEQMTFPEIGEVLQLSPDAVRGHHLRAVKTLRVLLRRWQ; via the coding sequence GTGACAGCGCCAACCGGTGGCGACCTACGCGACGCTGACGACGAGGCCTTGCGCGCCTCGGCGGTGGTCGGCGATCGCGAAGCGTTCGACACCATCGTCAACCGCTACGGACCAGTGCTCTACCGCTACGCGCGGCGAATGCTCGCTTCCGAGGCCGACGTCCCGGATGTCGTGCAGGACACCTTCGTTGCCGCGTGGCAGCAGATCGGCTCGTTCCGCGGAAGCTCGTCACTGCGGACGTGGCTGTTCGCGATCTGCTACCGAAAGATCGCCGACACGCACCGGCTCAAACGTGCACGACCGGTTGAGGATTGGGTACTGGAACCGCTGGCAGGACCCGACACGTCCGCGGACCCTTTCACCGCGGCATCCAATGCCGCCTTCCTGGATGCCCTCGAGCTGGCACTCGGCGAACTGCCGGTCCGCCAGCGTGCGGTCTGGATGATGCGGGAGGTCGAGCAAATGACGTTCCCTGAGATCGGCGAGGTGCTACAGCTCAGTCCCGACGCCGTGCGCGGTCACCACCTGCGGGCTGTGAAGACTTTGCGAGTTCTGTTGAGGAGGTGGCAGTGA
- a CDS encoding Asp23/Gls24 family envelope stress response protein, which produces MTEPEVVENVAALADSEDDGATRGSLTVREKVAQRLAVRAALDTPDVLPFPEGRAKIPGRSLPQAQLTVTGDRVTAHLKVTVAWPAPAVDVGRAVQRNVAQTLSSMGGLQVDRVDVTVEQLSTVTKDTKRTR; this is translated from the coding sequence GTGACTGAGCCAGAGGTCGTCGAAAACGTTGCGGCGCTGGCTGACTCCGAGGACGACGGTGCCACTCGCGGCAGCCTGACCGTCCGCGAGAAGGTCGCGCAGCGGCTTGCCGTCCGCGCCGCACTCGACACTCCCGACGTGCTGCCGTTCCCGGAAGGACGCGCCAAGATCCCGGGCCGGTCTCTGCCGCAAGCGCAGCTGACGGTCACCGGCGACCGCGTCACGGCCCATCTCAAAGTGACCGTGGCGTGGCCGGCGCCGGCGGTGGACGTCGGGCGTGCGGTACAGCGCAATGTCGCGCAGACCTTGTCGAGCATGGGCGGACTGCAGGTGGACCGCGTCGACGTCACCGTAGAGCAGCTGAGCACCGTCACCAAGGACACGAAGAGGACCCGTTGA
- a CDS encoding Asp23/Gls24 family envelope stress response protein → MTSAQADTEPSGKEVSPYQGSPLVSTQGKTTIADVVVSKIAGIATREVSGVYDLGGGASRVVGAIRERIPGASVNQSQGVSVEIGEKQAAVDIDIVAEYGVAIADLAAGIRRNVIAAVERMTGLEVTEVNITVHDVHLDGDSGDDADAAPARVQ, encoded by the coding sequence ATGACCAGCGCACAGGCCGACACGGAGCCGTCCGGCAAAGAAGTCAGCCCGTACCAGGGTTCACCGTTGGTGAGCACGCAGGGCAAGACGACCATTGCGGACGTGGTGGTCTCCAAGATCGCCGGGATCGCGACCCGCGAGGTCAGCGGCGTGTACGACCTGGGCGGCGGGGCGTCGCGGGTGGTCGGCGCGATCCGCGAACGGATCCCCGGCGCGAGCGTCAACCAGAGCCAGGGCGTATCGGTCGAGATCGGCGAGAAGCAGGCGGCGGTCGACATCGACATCGTCGCCGAGTACGGCGTGGCGATCGCCGACCTCGCTGCAGGTATCCGCCGCAACGTCATCGCCGCGGTCGAACGCATGACGGGCCTCGAGGTGACCGAGGTCAACATCACCGTCCACGACGTGCACCTGGACGGTGACAGCGGCGACGACGCCGACGCCGCGCCCGCCCGTGTCCAGTGA
- a CDS encoding GGDEF domain-containing protein: MLTRLRELLAVARLARVWWSEPVDYDAQIGYFAQRGLLGGIQLLVGGCAALLAAISIVIQFSPAGPSTALSRGVSSVFAVSALVWALLWWFGPWPSRAMSIAFIVYADIGISVVALLDSNRLAGFFGLNALLLISVYTKFFEGPKVLALHTVWVLMVTALFAADIAWGPDGDPYLALAKTLAAIASFVVLPAVVQFGIWVLRNDAHDSVTDQLTGLLNRRGLNLRIESFLADRAHRSIAGACVTVLVIDLDRFKNVNDTYGHAVGDAVLMRSAERIRGVVRSTALVARVGGEEFVVVDVTSPQQVLGISERIRAAIAAPADMAPVTASIGVASVALPDFSKGDEDAQSVLDATIECADHAMFSAKRGGGNAAVRMTFAVGNDIVCRCDGNSTPCDDPSPLRRR, encoded by the coding sequence GTGCTGACACGGCTGCGCGAGCTATTGGCTGTTGCGCGGCTGGCCCGTGTCTGGTGGTCCGAACCGGTCGACTACGACGCGCAAATCGGGTACTTCGCTCAGCGCGGCCTACTCGGTGGCATACAACTGCTTGTCGGAGGATGCGCGGCCCTGCTCGCCGCAATCTCGATCGTCATTCAGTTCTCGCCCGCGGGGCCGTCCACCGCCTTGTCTCGTGGCGTCTCGTCGGTGTTTGCGGTGTCCGCACTGGTCTGGGCGTTGTTGTGGTGGTTCGGGCCCTGGCCGTCGCGCGCGATGTCGATTGCCTTCATCGTCTATGCGGACATCGGTATCAGCGTCGTCGCACTGCTCGACTCCAACCGGCTGGCCGGGTTCTTCGGCTTGAATGCGCTCCTTCTCATCTCCGTCTATACGAAGTTCTTCGAAGGCCCCAAGGTCCTGGCGCTCCACACGGTGTGGGTGCTCATGGTGACGGCGCTGTTCGCGGCCGATATCGCGTGGGGGCCAGATGGAGACCCTTATCTGGCGCTCGCGAAAACGTTAGCGGCCATCGCATCTTTCGTGGTGCTGCCCGCTGTCGTGCAATTCGGGATCTGGGTGCTGCGGAACGACGCGCACGACTCGGTGACCGATCAGCTGACCGGGCTACTCAACCGCCGGGGTTTGAATCTGCGGATCGAGAGCTTCCTCGCCGACCGGGCGCACCGATCGATTGCCGGCGCCTGCGTAACGGTGCTGGTCATCGATCTGGACAGGTTCAAGAACGTCAACGACACGTACGGGCACGCCGTGGGCGATGCCGTCCTGATGCGCAGTGCGGAACGGATACGCGGCGTCGTACGCAGCACTGCACTCGTCGCCAGGGTGGGCGGAGAAGAGTTTGTGGTCGTCGATGTCACGTCACCGCAGCAGGTACTGGGCATCAGTGAGCGCATACGCGCGGCCATCGCCGCACCCGCCGACATGGCGCCGGTCACTGCCAGCATCGGTGTCGCCTCCGTTGCCTTGCCGGACTTCTCCAAGGGGGACGAGGATGCCCAGTCCGTATTGGACGCCACCATCGAGTGCGCTGACCATGCGATGTTCTCGGCCAAGCGCGGCGGAGGCAATGCGGCAGTGCGCATGACGTTCGCTGTCGGCAACGACATCGTCTGCCGTTGCGACGGCAATTCGACGCCGTGCGATGACCCCTCTCCGTTGCGGCGGCGCTGA
- a CDS encoding Chromate resistance protein ChrB — MRWLILVVRIPAVPSRHRVATWRELRRGGALQIGQGVWAMPDVPVFADGVARVVQLAHRGGGEVLTLSAAGRDRSESARLQDMFTAERANEWTGFLSGCAEFDAQIDTAIANGELTITALVDQQERLERLRRSHRDIKARDVFGAPVAAEAHLRLERCAGHLADYAARVYRALHQM; from the coding sequence GTGCGGTGGCTGATTTTGGTGGTGCGGATACCTGCAGTGCCCTCTCGGCATCGGGTGGCGACGTGGCGCGAGCTGCGGCGGGGTGGCGCATTACAGATCGGGCAGGGTGTGTGGGCGATGCCCGACGTTCCGGTCTTCGCCGACGGTGTCGCACGAGTGGTCCAGTTGGCGCATCGCGGCGGCGGCGAAGTGTTGACGCTCAGCGCGGCCGGTCGTGACAGATCGGAATCGGCGCGACTGCAAGACATGTTCACCGCTGAACGAGCCAACGAATGGACTGGCTTCCTTTCTGGATGCGCAGAGTTCGACGCCCAGATCGACACGGCAATCGCCAACGGTGAACTCACCATCACAGCGCTGGTCGACCAGCAAGAGCGGCTCGAGCGGCTGCGTCGGTCGCACCGAGACATCAAGGCGCGCGACGTCTTTGGCGCGCCAGTCGCCGCAGAGGCCCACCTACGGCTTGAACGGTGCGCGGGCCACTTGGCCGACTACGCCGCACGGGTGTATCGAGCACTGCACCAGATGTAA
- a CDS encoding MFS transporter — translation MSTSPGEPDGVPRSGLLAVYGAGFAIALSATSIAANLASYLRISHGTLLTLGLLLALYPAAELLLKPLIRALSAIMGPRGVLLTGLVTSVVASGAFVIAEDAFGVGLARLGQGAAAAAVGLGADAVLTRLSPAGTSHSFGGYRTWKAAGYALGPLLGGILVGAGGHSALFLLLAVLAAVLTAWAAMAVPTIDAAAPTSESTTDLVRALFTTSGVRPALALAAGAAAVSVSLGFLPVLATQQGLGPLASGALVSSLVAVAALVQRPVRRIRDAGRLADHTGIGIGLLLVALGFASASLAPTVAGLVGAGVLVGAGAGVIAPLGFTYLARRNPPERLGQVVGIAEISRLLGAFAAPLLVGAISAASTLTVALLAVTVCLAAAANFLVLAGRGSS, via the coding sequence ATGAGTACATCGCCCGGAGAACCGGATGGTGTACCCCGCTCGGGCCTGCTGGCGGTCTATGGCGCCGGATTCGCAATTGCGTTGAGCGCCACCAGCATCGCGGCAAATTTGGCGAGCTATCTGCGGATCAGCCATGGGACATTGCTCACGTTGGGGCTCCTGCTCGCGCTCTATCCTGCGGCCGAACTGCTGCTCAAACCGCTCATCCGTGCACTCTCCGCCATTATGGGGCCACGGGGAGTGCTGCTGACCGGGTTGGTCACCTCGGTAGTGGCATCGGGGGCGTTCGTCATTGCGGAGGACGCGTTCGGCGTGGGACTGGCGCGACTCGGCCAAGGGGCAGCCGCCGCGGCTGTCGGACTTGGTGCCGATGCGGTGCTGACCCGGTTGTCCCCCGCCGGCACGAGCCACTCCTTCGGTGGGTACCGCACCTGGAAAGCGGCGGGTTACGCGCTGGGCCCCCTGCTCGGCGGCATTTTGGTTGGCGCTGGCGGGCATTCGGCACTGTTCCTGCTGCTCGCCGTCCTTGCCGCCGTGCTGACGGCATGGGCAGCGATGGCCGTGCCGACGATTGATGCCGCGGCCCCGACGAGTGAGTCGACGACGGATCTCGTCCGGGCTCTGTTCACGACATCAGGTGTGCGGCCGGCTCTGGCCCTCGCTGCGGGCGCGGCGGCGGTGTCCGTCAGCCTCGGGTTCTTGCCTGTCCTGGCCACTCAACAGGGCCTCGGGCCGTTGGCCTCCGGTGCACTCGTCTCCAGTCTGGTTGCGGTCGCCGCATTGGTACAGCGACCCGTGCGCCGTATCCGCGATGCCGGACGATTGGCCGACCACACCGGGATCGGCATCGGACTGCTGTTGGTGGCACTAGGTTTCGCCTCGGCGTCACTGGCTCCGACTGTCGCCGGCCTGGTGGGTGCCGGCGTGCTGGTCGGTGCCGGCGCGGGCGTGATTGCACCACTCGGGTTCACCTACCTGGCCCGGAGAAATCCTCCCGAGCGGCTCGGCCAGGTGGTCGGCATCGCCGAGATCAGCCGCCTGCTGGGCGCTTTCGCGGCACCACTTCTCGTCGGCGCCATCTCTGCTGCATCGACTCTGACGGTGGCGCTCCTGGCCGTGACGGTCTGCCTCGCCGCCGCAGCCAACTTCCTCGTACTTGCCGGCCGCGGGTCCAGCTGA
- a CDS encoding MBL fold metallo-hydrolase, protein MHTFCVGNATVTQLTELDVWPIAPRLWYPAISDAQLDAAQQLFAPSALTDDAGTMLFAIHNYVIEIDGSVIVIDTCSGNHKNRPYFADLHMLDTDYLNRLARAGFEPADVDIVINTHLHLDHCGWNTRLIDGVWAPTFPNATYWFHDAELEYLRAQWKSAPVGQWRSDAGWVYQDSVLPILESGAHRGVSPRDVIHSSGATQIRAVDAAGHTPGHLAVEIASPGGGLLIVGDALHHPVQALYPELVFFADHDPQQAIGTRRAILERSANEGLGLVTAHFPAHGPLFVGRDGDGFRWQNYVDAVQVC, encoded by the coding sequence GTGCACACGTTTTGCGTCGGGAACGCGACCGTCACGCAGCTCACGGAGTTGGATGTCTGGCCAATCGCGCCCCGGCTCTGGTACCCCGCGATCAGCGACGCACAGCTGGATGCCGCGCAGCAACTGTTCGCACCGTCGGCCCTCACCGACGACGCCGGCACGATGCTGTTCGCGATCCACAACTACGTCATCGAGATCGACGGCAGCGTGATCGTCATTGACACCTGCTCCGGCAACCACAAGAACCGACCGTACTTCGCGGATCTTCATATGCTCGACACCGACTATCTGAACCGCCTTGCGCGGGCAGGGTTCGAACCGGCCGATGTCGACATCGTCATCAATACCCACCTGCACCTGGACCACTGCGGATGGAACACCCGTCTGATCGACGGCGTATGGGCGCCGACCTTCCCGAATGCCACCTACTGGTTTCACGATGCCGAGCTCGAATACCTTCGAGCACAGTGGAAGTCGGCCCCGGTGGGGCAATGGCGAAGCGACGCGGGCTGGGTCTACCAGGACAGCGTGCTGCCCATACTGGAGAGCGGCGCACACCGCGGCGTCAGCCCGCGTGACGTCATCCATTCGAGCGGGGCCACACAGATCCGCGCGGTCGACGCGGCAGGGCACACGCCCGGACATCTAGCGGTCGAGATCGCCAGTCCCGGAGGCGGTCTACTCATCGTGGGCGACGCACTGCACCACCCCGTGCAGGCGCTGTATCCCGAGCTCGTGTTCTTCGCCGACCACGACCCACAGCAGGCGATCGGCACGCGCCGCGCCATCCTCGAGCGCAGCGCGAACGAAGGGCTGGGCCTGGTTACGGCCCACTTCCCCGCGCACGGCCCTCTGTTTGTCGGCCGGGACGGTGATGGCTTCCGTTGGCAAAACTATGTCGACGCTGTCCAAGTTTGCTGA
- a CDS encoding glycosyltransferase family 4 protein — protein MRKVHVNGKWLAQKLTGTQRYATEIVRAVIDNDVTDLVVHVPANAEIPDWLRSPRVEIRQSRSTGVVFEQIYLPAATFGNLLLNFAGPAPVVKRRQVVTMHDATPFRFPQTFRRAFVAFYRISYSFLGRWARHLITVSHFSARELDDVLGIRAQKFVVAGCAADALTTVEPQRPDLAPDEPFYLMVGTLAVHKNLPAPVRAVSDSGRTVVVVGASGNDQVFSQAAALSPKAIVAGRLSDAELAWLYRNARGLIFPSRYEGFGLPPLEAQTLGCPVITSNAASLPEIAGDAALYFDPDDMPGLLAQLDRLESEVELANTLRERGVRNARRYSWEVSAQQILDTVGIVPPAGRDQN, from the coding sequence ATGCGGAAAGTGCACGTGAACGGAAAGTGGCTGGCGCAGAAGCTGACCGGCACGCAGCGCTACGCCACTGAAATCGTCCGCGCAGTCATCGACAATGACGTCACCGACCTGGTCGTCCATGTGCCGGCCAACGCCGAGATCCCCGACTGGCTGCGCAGCCCGCGGGTCGAGATTCGGCAGTCGCGCAGCACCGGCGTGGTTTTCGAGCAGATATACCTACCCGCCGCAACGTTCGGGAACCTGCTGCTCAATTTCGCCGGGCCGGCGCCGGTGGTGAAGCGCCGACAAGTTGTCACCATGCACGACGCCACGCCCTTCCGGTTCCCGCAGACGTTCCGCCGGGCTTTCGTGGCCTTCTACCGCATCTCGTACTCGTTCCTCGGGCGCTGGGCACGCCATCTGATCACCGTGTCCCACTTCAGCGCCAGGGAACTCGACGACGTGCTCGGCATCCGCGCGCAGAAGTTCGTGGTCGCCGGTTGTGCCGCAGATGCCTTGACGACGGTGGAACCCCAGCGACCCGACTTGGCCCCGGACGAACCGTTCTATCTCATGGTTGGCACGCTCGCGGTCCACAAGAACCTGCCGGCACCGGTGCGTGCCGTCTCTGATTCCGGACGCACCGTCGTCGTGGTCGGCGCGTCCGGTAACGACCAGGTGTTCAGTCAAGCGGCAGCACTTTCCCCGAAAGCCATTGTCGCCGGGCGTCTTTCCGATGCCGAGCTCGCATGGTTGTACCGCAACGCGCGTGGTCTGATCTTCCCGTCACGGTACGAGGGTTTCGGCCTGCCGCCGCTGGAAGCCCAGACTCTCGGTTGTCCGGTAATCACGTCGAACGCGGCATCGCTGCCCGAGATCGCGGGTGACGCCGCCCTCTACTTCGACCCCGATGACATGCCCGGCCTGCTCGCCCAACTGGATCGGCTGGAGTCCGAGGTGGAACTGGCGAACACTTTGCGCGAGCGCGGCGTTCGCAACGCGCGCCGCTACTCGTGGGAAGTCTCCGCCCAGCAGATACTCGACACCGTGGGCATCGTGCCGCCGGCCGGCAGGGACCAGAACTGA
- a CDS encoding putative bifunctional diguanylate cyclase/phosphodiesterase, with protein MRQVLIASANSGVAGAVVVDAVMVALALFAVVCAISAAVGSHGRHRAAWTSLTVGLCGWVVAQTIWTLSELRLGATPEVVPAAVDMVGLLYPVGACVSLVLLASGASPWTRARLLLDGAIIGLAAFALAWVVALEDGFAMGAEHRWHSWFAMAFPIADLVLVAVAIAVLSAVDRRHRPVLLLLTIGNVLGAVSNIAILFVDMWGSGTAHRLIDLGWSAALICLAFAALTSRQQRKVLSATDVDTAVAPRWSAAIPVVPLVIATATCCIELLHVAAACCIPMAITALVLVVTTVVRQVVTFNENQRLRAAARELLEQDRVTGLDNAISLRDRLSCTLSRADRDTEGVSVVRLDMDELALVTAAYGRGAGDELLNLAAGRIRSSVGRDDAVARIDSGQFAVLMDGGVEHGRAVADRLVQAFAEPFIIDGHDLLIRPSVGLAVATDGEADLTADELLARAAAAVQIAKNSHLRSAYIHGIDSDIDDTVTTSRIAALGARPTETVRLLGQLRQAIDSEALCLYYQPKFDLISGDMMGVEALLRWPHAELGLLAPDRFLPLVRSHGLTTLVNDLVIERALDDVARWRGEGLAVPVAVNVFANCLTDIALPRRIARALEERRISAADLTLEITEDFMLSKLGRVQYVLNGLRHTGVRVAIDDFGSGYSTLSYLRDLPVDEVKLDRQFVASVLKDDRAAEIVRSIISLAHHLGARVVAEGVEDGETAARLKQFKCDVVQGYLYSTPIAADRVPAWLRERPDFPPSIPRPVGAST; from the coding sequence GTGCGGCAGGTTCTGATTGCGAGCGCGAACAGCGGCGTCGCCGGCGCGGTCGTCGTCGACGCCGTGATGGTCGCGCTTGCGCTGTTTGCCGTGGTGTGCGCGATCTCTGCTGCGGTGGGATCGCACGGTCGACACCGTGCGGCGTGGACCAGCCTGACTGTCGGCTTGTGCGGTTGGGTAGTCGCCCAGACGATATGGACGCTGTCCGAACTTCGGCTGGGTGCCACCCCGGAGGTGGTGCCGGCCGCGGTCGACATGGTCGGGTTGCTCTATCCGGTCGGGGCGTGCGTCAGTCTCGTCCTGCTGGCATCCGGCGCCTCGCCGTGGACCAGAGCCCGGTTGCTTCTCGACGGCGCGATCATCGGCCTTGCGGCATTTGCCTTGGCTTGGGTCGTGGCGCTCGAAGACGGCTTCGCCATGGGCGCTGAGCACCGCTGGCATTCGTGGTTTGCCATGGCCTTCCCGATCGCGGACCTGGTTTTGGTCGCGGTCGCAATTGCGGTGTTGAGCGCCGTTGATCGCCGGCATCGCCCGGTGCTTCTGCTGCTGACGATCGGCAACGTTCTGGGTGCGGTTTCCAACATCGCCATACTGTTCGTCGACATGTGGGGCAGTGGTACGGCGCACCGCCTGATCGATCTCGGCTGGAGTGCGGCGCTGATCTGCCTGGCGTTTGCCGCGTTGACAAGTCGCCAACAGCGAAAAGTGCTGTCCGCCACTGATGTCGACACGGCGGTCGCGCCGCGTTGGTCCGCAGCCATTCCGGTGGTGCCACTGGTCATCGCGACCGCGACTTGCTGCATCGAATTGCTGCACGTGGCGGCGGCCTGCTGCATCCCGATGGCGATCACCGCCCTCGTGCTCGTCGTGACGACCGTGGTCCGACAGGTCGTCACGTTCAACGAGAACCAGCGCCTACGGGCCGCCGCGAGAGAGCTCTTGGAGCAAGACCGGGTGACCGGCCTCGACAATGCGATCTCGTTGCGCGACCGGCTGTCTTGCACGCTGTCCCGCGCTGACCGCGACACCGAAGGCGTTTCGGTGGTGCGTCTCGATATGGACGAGTTGGCGTTGGTGACTGCGGCCTATGGCCGTGGCGCGGGAGACGAGCTGCTGAACCTGGCCGCCGGCCGCATCCGATCGAGCGTCGGCCGCGATGATGCCGTCGCGAGGATTGACAGCGGGCAGTTCGCGGTGCTCATGGACGGCGGCGTCGAGCACGGCCGGGCTGTGGCAGACCGCCTGGTCCAGGCATTCGCAGAGCCGTTCATCATCGACGGGCACGATCTGCTGATCCGGCCGAGCGTCGGACTCGCGGTGGCGACCGACGGAGAAGCCGACCTCACAGCCGACGAACTCCTCGCGCGCGCTGCGGCGGCCGTCCAGATCGCGAAGAACTCGCACCTGCGCAGTGCGTACATCCACGGCATAGACAGCGACATCGACGACACTGTGACGACGTCGCGTATCGCGGCGTTGGGTGCGCGACCGACCGAGACGGTCCGGCTGCTGGGCCAGCTACGCCAGGCGATCGACAGTGAGGCTCTCTGCCTTTACTACCAACCGAAGTTCGACCTGATCTCGGGCGACATGATGGGCGTGGAAGCCCTATTGCGTTGGCCCCACGCCGAACTCGGCTTGCTGGCCCCCGACCGCTTCTTGCCCCTGGTGCGTTCGCACGGCCTCACCACGTTGGTGAACGATCTGGTGATCGAGCGGGCACTCGACGACGTCGCCCGGTGGCGCGGTGAGGGATTGGCCGTGCCCGTGGCAGTCAATGTATTCGCCAATTGCCTCACCGACATCGCCCTGCCCCGGCGGATTGCCAGGGCGCTGGAAGAACGCCGGATCTCCGCGGCCGACTTGACGCTGGAGATCACCGAGGACTTCATGCTGAGCAAGCTGGGACGAGTTCAATACGTCCTGAACGGATTGCGCCACACCGGAGTACGGGTCGCAATCGATGATTTCGGCAGCGGCTATTCAACCCTGAGTTACCTGCGCGACCTTCCGGTTGACGAGGTCAAGCTCGATCGGCAGTTCGTCGCGTCTGTCCTCAAGGATGATCGTGCCGCCGAAATCGTCCGCTCCATCATTTCTCTGGCTCATCATCTGGGGGCTCGCGTGGTCGCCGAGGGCGTAGAGGACGGCGAAACTGCCGCCCGGCTCAAGCAATTCAAATGCGACGTCGTGCAGGGCTATCTCTACAGCACGCCCATCGCCGCCGATCGCGTGCCCGCCTGGCTGCGTGAGCGGCCGGACTTCCCGCCGAGTATTCCGCGACCCGTCGGCGCGAGTACCTAG
- a CDS encoding sugar transferase translates to MFGQIFRFATTSGHPVYVSLDGGPHVRYLAVSAVIAVAWMGFLSLGSRSAKVVGRGFDEYVTLAAATLQLFGLIAIASTLFHFDISRGYLAIALPTGLVGLITTRWIWRRVVARKRLSGDDQSRLLVVGATSAATDIATEFAKDPWAGYYVAGFCTPMGPTHAKEVITIAGRDIPIVGTDEAILAAVQRTGVDTVALAATHHLSPTDIRRLMWELEEHGVDLMVAPGLIDIADQRLTSRPVAGMAVFEIAKPQYSRSNSLIKRTFDVFFAAAALAAIAPVMIVTALAVKLTSAGPIFYQSERIGLDGKPFRMTKFRSMYQDADTRQADMIAANGGNALFFKMKDDPRVTPIGKIIRKYSIDELPQFFNVLTGHMSVVGPRPQVRREVDTYDDLVSRRLAVKPGLTGLWQISGRSDLKPDDAIRLDLTYVENWSLLQDLLIVGKTVRTVLAGDGAY, encoded by the coding sequence ATGTTCGGGCAAATTTTCCGGTTCGCCACCACCAGTGGCCACCCCGTGTACGTGTCCCTCGACGGCGGTCCGCACGTGCGGTATCTGGCGGTCTCGGCTGTCATCGCGGTGGCGTGGATGGGCTTCTTGTCACTGGGCAGCCGGTCGGCCAAGGTCGTCGGCCGGGGTTTCGATGAGTACGTCACCCTCGCCGCGGCCACGTTGCAGCTGTTCGGCCTCATCGCCATCGCCTCGACGTTGTTCCACTTCGACATCTCGCGCGGCTACCTCGCCATCGCCCTGCCCACGGGCCTGGTCGGCCTGATCACCACCCGCTGGATCTGGCGCCGCGTCGTCGCCCGGAAGCGTCTTTCGGGCGACGACCAGAGCCGTCTCCTGGTTGTCGGTGCCACCAGTGCTGCGACGGACATCGCCACCGAGTTCGCCAAAGACCCGTGGGCGGGGTACTACGTCGCCGGGTTCTGCACCCCGATGGGACCCACGCACGCCAAAGAAGTCATCACCATCGCCGGCCGCGACATCCCGATCGTCGGCACCGACGAAGCCATCCTCGCCGCCGTTCAGCGCACAGGGGTGGATACCGTCGCTCTGGCTGCGACCCATCACCTGAGCCCCACCGACATCCGACGGCTCATGTGGGAACTGGAAGAACACGGAGTCGATCTGATGGTCGCCCCCGGCCTCATCGACATCGCCGACCAACGCCTCACCAGCCGCCCCGTCGCAGGCATGGCGGTCTTCGAGATCGCCAAACCCCAATACAGCCGCTCGAATTCACTGATCAAACGAACTTTTGATGTCTTCTTTGCCGCGGCAGCGCTGGCGGCCATTGCGCCGGTGATGATCGTGACGGCACTGGCGGTCAAGCTCACCAGCGCCGGGCCGATCTTCTACCAGTCCGAACGCATCGGCCTGGACGGAAAACCGTTCCGCATGACCAAGTTTCGCAGCATGTACCAAGACGCCGACACCCGCCAAGCCGACATGATCGCCGCCAACGGTGGCAACGCCCTGTTCTTCAAGATGAAGGACGACCCGCGCGTCACCCCCATCGGCAAGATCATCCGCAAGTACTCCATCGACGAACTCCCCCAGTTCTTCAACGTCCTCACCGGACACATGAGCGTCGTCGGACCCCGCCCCCAAGTGCGCCGCGAAGTCGACACCTACGACGACCTCGTCAGCCGACGCCTGGCCGTCAAACCCGGCCTCACCGGCCTCTGGCAAATCAGCGGACGCTCCGACCTCAAACCTGACGACGCCATCCGCCTCGACCTGACCTACGTCGAGAACTGGTCGCTGCTCCAGGACCTCCTCATCGTCGGCAAGACCGTCCGTACCGTCCTCGCCGGTGACGGCGCCTACTGA
- a CDS encoding DUF6286 domain-containing protein, whose protein sequence is MTADNVALPAPGRSPAAVATARYVAVALALVVMFVGVVSLREAGVVLGWVGGTPWIGTAIAALNGLRSQWWMVPAGVGALLLGLWLVFVALRPRRKTVVAVDAAGSVWMRPRDVARLATHAASCVPGVEVLNSAATRRKVTMYVGITGIESDTAAKGAVAAAVGSATEILIPTPKIVVRIGTSGAA, encoded by the coding sequence ATGACTGCCGACAACGTCGCACTTCCCGCACCCGGCCGGTCCCCGGCCGCCGTGGCCACCGCCCGATATGTTGCGGTGGCGCTGGCACTGGTCGTCATGTTCGTCGGTGTCGTGTCCCTGCGTGAGGCAGGTGTCGTGTTGGGCTGGGTCGGCGGGACGCCGTGGATCGGCACGGCCATCGCAGCACTCAACGGCCTGCGGAGTCAGTGGTGGATGGTGCCCGCCGGTGTCGGCGCACTGCTGCTCGGCCTCTGGCTGGTGTTCGTCGCGCTGCGGCCCCGACGCAAGACCGTCGTCGCCGTCGACGCGGCGGGGTCGGTGTGGATGCGCCCGCGCGACGTGGCCCGGCTGGCAACCCACGCGGCGTCGTGTGTACCCGGCGTGGAGGTGCTGAACTCCGCGGCCACTCGCCGCAAGGTCACCATGTATGTCGGAATCACCGGCATCGAGTCCGACACCGCGGCGAAGGGTGCGGTCGCCGCCGCCGTGGGCAGCGCGACCGAAATTCTCATCCCCACACCGAAAATCGTCGTGCGCATCGGCACGAGCGGGGCTGCATGA